The DNA window GCGTCTTCGTCCTCGTCTCCAAAGCGCATCGACTTTGTCCCGGTGTCGCCCGCACCGTCTCCAACCAGAGGGATTGGGAAAAAGGTACGTCTGACCTCTGTATGGCTGCATGCACGTAACCCGATTAGACCGTGAGCGACCAGGCGCAGGAAGTAGTTGAGGCAATTTCATGGTTTGCAGTCAATTGATTCTCCTAACAAGTTCAAGCAGAGTTATGACTGGAAGCCTGTGTGGTTGCTGGAAGGCAACAGCTTATTGGCAGCagaaaaaatgcaaatatttgttCTGTTTAAGTTCAAAACGGTTTATTTCGTGGAAGCCCAACCAGCTCTAGTTGCAAATGATTCCCTTAATCTTATACTGCATATGTTTTAGATTAAAGAGCTATCAAGGTTGATCAAAATGTTGTTAAACGGTGATTTCCTTTTTCGATGGGCTAACACAATAGCAACACTTACAGTATTATCTTGGTGACTTTCTTCCAAGCAGCAGTGTTTCTCTCCATCACTTCAAATCCTTGTGAGCAGCAACGGCCTGACACCGAGCCCGATACCCAGCCCGACGCGCCGCTTCAGGTGAGTGGCAATGTACTGCGGTTACTTTAGTCTCGTTCTAAATCAAGGTCTTTTTGGAACTTGCTGGTGGTGACTGATTTGTGCCAGAACTTCTATTCTGGCCTGACAGAGTGTTTTCTTTGCTCTTCAGCCGACGGAGTCAAAGCCCCATTAACTGCATCAGAGCCAGCATACTCGGGCCAATGAAACGCAAAGGTACGGGTCCAGACAGAGGTTCAGTAAAAGCTGTAGAAGGTCACTTAATTTGAGAGACATTGTGATTGAGTTTCCTGTATGCAGAGTCACTACAGAATTACAGCGGTTTCTGTACACATTCCAGATTTATATTTTCGTGTTTTTCAACCAATTATCTTGACTTGCTGTATTATGGTCTATTTGGGACCTTCTTTAAAGTATTAGAGCCTAATGTAATGATTCAGGTATTCTAGTGAGAACACTCCTAGGGACTGCATTGATTTATCTTTGGGGTTTGATCAcattcaatgtttttaaatgctttaaaaaaaaaaaaaaaaaagattgcagtGTCTAGCAAATGACGGATTATATCTCAAATGTATAGTAACAGATGAAAATTGCAATAAAACCCCTTGATACAAGTCTACCTTTTGGGAGCAAATGTCTAAATGTCCCGTTACTCTGCAGGcgagatggagacagagagtcAACCCAAGAGACTCTTCCAGGGCACCACCAGCATGCTGTCTTCTGACGTCTCTAACCTGTCAGAGCTCGGCTCCTGGTGAGCCGAATAAATGTCGTTATGATGAGCCGTCGAAAAAACCCTCTGAAACATAGCCGTTGGGTCCTTGACccaaattgtcttttttttttttttttttctttccccattTAGATTAGGATTTTTTTTCGGGATCCAGTGGAATATTTATTCAGCTCTTTGTCCGTCTGAAGCCTTTTTAACAaactttccttttatttttcttcgttcAGCCACTCTCCCGATTTGCTGGACGGGAGCCTCAGCAGCGTTGGATCCTCTGATTCGCCGGGCAAAATGGAGGGAGTGTCGCCCTCGTCGTCCAGCAATTCGCCCTTCGCTTCCCTCCAGGATTTGTCCCCGAAGTGAGCGCGCCATGGCAAGACACACCGTAAACGGACTGCAGCCAAAAAGactcggggaggggggtggcagAGGGGCAACAAGTTTCCTTCTCAGACTCTTATATCACTATCACCAAGATTTAGTGGGAGCTCTCTGTTTATGTCTcagctgttgtcatggcaacatcTTTTGCGGTTCTAGGTATGTTTCAATTGAGCAAGTGAAAGCCCCGCGTTGCTAGGAATGACTGAAGGCAGCGTGAGCACCAGCTGCTAGTTCTGGATGGTGCTTGGCTTTATTTCATAGGTGGCAACGCTTCTGTCTCacataagagacactggacACATGAAAATAAGACTATTTGGATGTGTAGTTTCCCTGTTATTGTGCTGGAAAACTTTGGTCCACGGGCCGCTTTGTATGTATTCAGCCTGTAGCTTTTGTAAGATAATATTTAACTTATTGGTTTCCTGCTCTGTTTGTAATTATGTACATAAGAATTTCAGATGTTGTAGATAGTTGTAAGTTTGTAAATGTGTACACCTGTGGGGATTTCCTTACCATCTAACTGCAAGTTGTTacttatttttatgtttggggttttttttctgtgtttgtccATAACTTGCTATAACTTTTAATGGACAAGTATGAGCGGTTAATGCAGTTGAATGTGGATGAAATAAGAAGATGGTCATCACTGCTGTGTCCGTGCCACTACAGGATCCTCTGTATCCTGTTTTTGTAGATAATCAGAGTATGGATAATATTTACCTTCTACTAGGGTATTGTTCTTATTTATGGAAGAAAATAAGTTTATTATAAGACTGGGATGGTGATGGGTTTTAACCATTTGTTAATCGGCACAAACAAAATGGCCCGTCAGAGTACGGGTGGAGAGACTGCTGTGGTTACTTGTattgaaagctttttttgttgcacaggATGCGCTCCTGTGATGTGTGAGCAGAAGTGGAACTTTGTCGATGAAACATGATCTACTAATGCAATGTGTGGAGGTAAAGCCTGTTCTGCAAATTTTGATTTTTGCACCAGAAACTTATTTTGGCTGTTTGTCACGTAAACATATGGCTCTGTAGCCTGAGCtgtatgtaaaacaaaaaaatgtgccCTTTTACTAAAATAGTGTGACtagttatttttattgtgaTACAAatcaaaatggggaaaaaagcagTCACCTTGCCCTGCTCTCAAGATATTGTAAGTCATCCTATGaagtgttcaggacatgaaataGCAAATCTTATTCTGTGTGAAAAGCTGTGTTCCGCCACGCAGAGTCATGACTCTGCTGTGCTAGTGTCTTTTTGTGATGCATCTGTAGCGGACAATAGgactaaataaattattttattatgagCGTGTTTAGAATGATTGTTGTCCTCAGTACTAAAACACATTGGTGTAAAATGTAGGTTGTCATTTCCAATCATTTACTCTGGAACCAAAGCTTACAGAGACTGCAGACCCGTCTGATCAAACTTTTACAGTATACCAAATAAATTAATCCCTACATTTGGTACCAGATAGCTGTATTGAGACTTTATTAAAAGTTTGATGTAACGTTGATAAAACTTCAAACGAGCCATCATCTTCACAAGTTTTCTTTTGACAtgtaaaattatattttaaaaaactcaACCAAAGTATCCAAACATGCAAATAACTGCATTCAGCATTTCTATTAAATCAATGAATGATGGATTCAGGTCAATACCATAACTAAAGTTGAATGGGTTTATATACACATGTAAAATGTTTGCATGTAGATTCAGTCACTCGAGTTATCCATAGTCTGGTACGTGATGTCAATAGAAACACGATCGTTCTCTGGACCTACACGCCGGCGCTTTCCGCTATTTGCGTCTGTTCAGTTTCGTGTTTACGTACAAACAAGGATCCTAATATATATTGGAGGGGCGGAGCTAACTGAGTAAGTACAACGCCCCCCGCTGTCCGCTGTAGTCGTTGAAGCGTAGAAGAGCCTCCGTTGTGAAGGCGTTCTCGTCCTCCTCAGATAATTTTCCATCCTCCGCTCGCAGCCCTTCATGTGCGTAGGATGACCATCGTAAGAAGACCTAAGATAgaacaggaaacaaaacaatgtagttCACGTTGaaacttttcttttaacaaaaagTGCTACAGtatctctttattttttctcaccGAGAACATAAGCAGCTACAAGTTTCTTGTTAATACTCAAGTGGAGGTAGACAGGCACAGTAGATTCTTGCTCCCCGAGGGTCGGGAGCATCAGGGCGGCCATACACACCAGCCCAAGCAGCACCGTCAGCAGGCTGGGGCCCCCGGCGGCAGGACGGCTCTCTGTTAAACCCAGTGGGTGACAAGCAGACATCTACAGCTGCAGGACGTAGCATGTGGGGTTGACTTAAGATAACCCATAGTGCGTGTTCCTGGTGACGCAACACTGATGTGCTTTCAATAATACACAAACAGAACATCAACTGATTTTCCCTAGATGTGCTGATAGTACAATATAAATTGCAAACACCTACCAATTTTGATTTAGTTTAAACGTGGCAGTAGTCACAACATGTGTTATTAAAGACAACCACAAAAAGCCATAAATCACACATTGCCCAAAAGATATATTGAGCATTTGGTTCCATCTAGTGGCAAAACCGTGCAATTGTCCCTCGCCCTACCTGTCTGACATGCTGTCTGCTCGAAAAACTCGCTGACTGCAAGATGCTCTTTGATTCTACGCTCCTCATCTTGAACCCGGGGGCTGGGGGGCTCCTGGGACGCTGAGGGGCGCAGCGTCGCCATCACCACTTTGTGGCCCAGGGCTTTTCGCTGACTCTGCTCCGACACTTGCAGTCGGAACTTGTCGTACACCCCGTAATGGCACGCACGCACATCCCTGTGTCGGATTACTCTGTGAGGACATCGAGAGATAGATCAACTCCTTGCTTGATCAGACCAGCTTAATAAACAACTGTCTGACTCAACACATAGTCAAATTTGCCCATGAAAGCTAAACGTTAGTATGTTTATCAAAGCAAGCGATAaacaggataaaaaaaacatggctgtATAAAGAAATCTCATGGATAGGAAATGTAGTCCCTTCAGTGCTttacccaaaaaaaaaattctgcacacaaaaacaaactcacatGTCGACACAACACTGTGGCTTGACCGCTCCAGTGGCATCAACCACAGCGTATTTGTTTGGCGCTGTACACAGCACTGGataagagaaggagaaaaaaagcacactGACTATCAACATTATCCAGTGTCTGGCATACATGGAAACCCGAGCGGCTTGTGTTTAACCCCACCGACTGACCTTTAAACTTGAGGGCGAACTCATACGGGTTGTAGAGGGTGAGCACCTGCTTGTGAGACGTCTGCTCATCAGCGTAGAAGATGAGCTCAGTggggaacacaaacacaggaaggCTTCCTTCCACCAGCTCAGGCTgtcgatgctgctgctgcattggcTCCAGCTGAGCTCTTCCCCTTCCCCGTCCACGGTCTGCCGGTGTCCCCCCACgccttctctccctctggctAACTATCACGCAGTGAAAACTCCCTTTAGCTGGAAACGGCAACTCCCTGCTCTCATTGCCTGAGGGCCATGACGTGTCACTGTGAAGAGACTGAATGATTAATAAGAAAAAGCCCCAGACAACTTATTTACATTTTGCgaccacaaaaaaaatcccactaCATTTCCAGagaaaatattgtatttgttattcCATTTATGCATTGCAGTTAGTTTGCATCTGAATGTTTTGCATGTGGCAAATGCAATGAGGCACATTTAATTCACTTCCAATGATTCAACTCAAGCCAAACGCTGTGTGGTGTGCcaaccatttaggagcaggacagaaaCTTATACGGAGTCATAGCCACAGCCCAGAAATGGACATTGGACATTCCCCTCCCTTGCTTAAAGAGATCTTCAGATCATGCCGCCTCCTCAAAGGATGCACCTCAGGTGGAGGTCTTTGCCTTTGCTCTGAACACCTAAAAAGTCCCCCACCACCAACATCACCACACTAATGGACTAAAGGggaattaaatataaatagctTTATGCCTGCAACCATATTTATACCTGCAAACATATATTTGTAAAGATAAATAGTAGCTGTATATGTCACTTCAATAATCTATTGATGAAGCACTTAAACTGCatcttaaaaatatttgttttgctatggcagatgtgtgtgtgtgtgtgtgtgtgtgtgtgtaaagctaAATTTGCAGTTTGAGCACAGCAAATATTGTACAATGTTCTCAATCATGTCTTGTTACTTATTGAACAGCATACTGATAATAGTGTTACATATTTGTCATAACTGTACAAATAATTGCATAATAACATGTATTTCTTAAAGACAAACTTTAAATAAGGATTAATATCAGGTATAGATCATAAGTCAAGCATTTGGTTGTTGTTTCAAGCCAAAGAAGCATCGTTCAAAGAGGTTTGAAGGCTGGACATCATTCAAGTTCATGGAAGTTATTCCAGTTCAAGTAACTTCAGCTCATCCactcaaatatttaaaagctgACTCAGTGTGACATGATGTGTTTACATTGTTACCGTAGAGCAACCCATTTGGTACACACAAATAACATGACACATGTGTAGCAACATTTACTACCATTACTACCTATGGTATAATAATTCATGACTGTTATCTTGCCTAATATGTATTCCTAGTTGTTCAAGAAGTAAGGTAACATTTCATATTCAGAGACCCTCACCacatggaattattgagaaaataattTTTTATAGTACCTGAAATATTGAGAAATGATGGTCACATATTTAGCAACGGGGAGTTATAGATAAATTCAACCATATCTCTGGTGACGCTCTGTAACAACACGAAACGTTCGCTGTTGTGTAATGCTAACgctgttacatttaactttagTGTTAACATCAGCTAGCATTAGCCGGCTAGGACAACGCCAGATGTTAGCTAGCTGAGAGACTCTTAACGTTGTCCGCCCGCAGTGTCATTCCAGAAGAAAAGAATACGGTTGTTTCAAATCAAGATAGAAGTGAGACTTTACCTTGTTGTCAGCACACGGGTTCCTGTAACGTCAGCCGGGTTGGTGCCTCTGTTCCcaccttgttgttgtttcgCTAcagtcttcttttctttgtcaaTAATATACCGCAGACCtcgcagtgcatgctgggaaggcCAAGGGCGAGACGCGTGATAGACGTCAACAAGAAAGACGTTACGTATTCCAAGCAAGGCGTAAGATGTTTGTAATAACTTCTTGTAAGCAAATTAACGCCGCAAATAAATTCAAAGCCATTGAGGATATATTTGCAAAATACTTTTAATGTATTAAATCACTCAATTGTTAATCATAAAAAATAGCTAAATATGTTAATGAAATATATACTAGACGGTTACCATTGTTTATTAGGCTTTTTCACCTCGCACGGAAAGGGACAAGTTTAAGTCTTCAGATTTAGGTTGCTCAGCTTGCCATGTCCTAACAAAAATGTTTCCGTTATCCAAACCGCTTTTCGGTTTAGCAAAAGAGAAATTCAAGTGAGTGTCTGGATTTGGCTATCGTGACTTCACACTGACCTATATATCTATAAGATACTTATTCTACTCTCTCAATTTAAAATCACCATACATTTGCAGTAATTTTTACATTGGAGGGTATTTAATCACGAGTTAAAAGGACATATCAACAAGACCCTTGATGTAACAGCGATGCTGCCCTCAAGTGCTGTCGGATTTACGAGGGCATATGCTCTGATCAGGCGTTACCCTTTATGGTTTTAGAGGCGTAATTGTGTAAGTGACTTTTCTACTCTTATATTTCCACTGTATTGACTGATCGTTCAATGATTTAAGGgtaattttacatattttcattttctatcaCATAGTAGTTTTGACCAATTGCAGGATAGGGTGTTAGTACATTAGGTGATTCAAAGACTTTGGAAAATGTCCAACTGAAATATTGTGTATGTTTTGTGAGGTCAAGTAATTCGTGCTCGTGGTGTTGTCTCGTTATGTTGCGTTATGTTTCAGAAAGACGCAACTTTTGAGGCGCCTTGAACGCAGCGagcgagacagagacagagagagagagagagggggggggggggagagaataacgtttgtgtgcgtgtgtgtacgtgtgtatgtgAGGGGGCGGGATGCGAGGAAATTGGCAAACCATTTAAAGAGATGTCAGGAGGTCTATAAATGTGTTATATACAGCTGCAACGTTATCAGTTGTCTTATTTCAAGTAAGACACACAGATCCTTTGTAATATTGAATACATGTATTATTGATAGACACACCAGACTTATTGTaattcgctttggataaaagcgacaGCTAAATGAAATAATAGTGAACCATAGAGGACGCTCAAGCACACCCGCCCGGGGAGCATGTAGAGAACGGAAGCGGTACGCTGATGTATTGATAACCATGCACACCATCTCGACCtccttatatatttatatatggcTTGGGGCGTGGTCAATGCAAACAGGCTCAGCCAATGGCGTTGCAGTGGAGGCAGCGGGGCGTTCCCTTCTGTTAGTAGCAGAAGTTGAACAGCGCGAGCCGAGGCAGAGCTGTAGAAAGGCAGATAGGGAGAGAGCGGAGGCGACGGCCCTcttctggaggggggggcttattatatcaaatatacacacacatgtgtgaacTGTTTGGCCGCATGATATAGGTCACATGTGGATAACAGTAATTTTAGAAAAGCATACAACTGCggctttacatttaaaatgcctATTTTACTTTTCCTGTTAGACACGTCCGCCTCTATGAATCAGCGCACTTATTTGGGTACGACGTATCTGGACGTTGCTAAAGGCGCGGTTGAGGTCTTTATGAAGGTAAAGAATGATTTCACCCCGACTTTTTTCAGCAAGTATGCAGCTTCGGTGAGCTTAGGGTTCGTTGGGCAAGGTCGGTCGAAATTAATATATGTTGTTTTGGCTTTCTTTTTTGACAGCTGCGTGCCCGAGACCCGGCTAGTAGAGGCGACAGGTACATGCTAGTTACATTCGATGATCCACCATACGGAGTGAAGGTAAATAGCAACTGAtacaatgtttacatttttgacaAGTCGGACGTATTTTTCTGTCAGTGAGACTTTATTGTCCTTCTAGTTCGTAGTCAGTTTTGGGCGGCTTCCCGGTGGcgaaaaaaggcatttttttcctccaaaataAGCGCagagccggagccgcactgcctCCGACCATCCAGCGGacattttgcttttgtgttGAGAAAAGTCTCGGGCGTTGAGATGGAGGCGGGGAGATTTATTATCGCCTATAAcgttgctctttttttcaaagtaCAATGCACTGATTGGCCAAAGCGCCCGCCAATCATTCTCTACTCCTCCCCTTGAATCATCCACGCATTACCATTGGCCAGTCTGGGCTGAAAGTTGATCGGCCCTCTTAATCATTTTTGTGTTGATTTCGCTGGCAGAAAATTAtcattattcatatatatagtTATTTGTCATACCGATACTATTAGCATTATGGCCCCCAATACAAACACTAGATTTCATACACAcgggcaacaaaacaaaaacatatgaATGGCCGTAATAACTCCTGGGGTTTCATCTCAGCAAAGTTGTACCCACCAATGATCAATTGACTTGTTTTATGACCTGGCACTCATCTCTCTGAGAGCTTTTCAAACTCAATAAAATACAATCCTTAGTACCCACTGAATAAGTCTGCTTCAGTTGCTGGTCTGTGTTAGGAATCTCTTTGCTTGTGTGACTGTCTACAAACAGTACTCTTTTAGTCTCATCTCAATATGCATCAAATGACCGACTCCATGCCATGTCATAAATATCAGCAGACATATAGAATAGTTGGCTTTCCCTGCCTTTTTTGTTTAGTCTGCATGCCTCCAAATGACAAAAAGAGCCAGGTAATACTTGAATAAATCATCTTTGATATTTGCAGTTGGTGGGAGGCTTTGAAGATAAAGGCAAATGTCACAGATTATTTTTTGCAGGATACTCATAACAACTATAGTTCATTCCATATTATTGCTGTGTATTGTCAGTGCACTTGGCTGCAGCTATTAAATGATAAATAGTATCATATTTTACAGTCCTAATATTCCCATTAGGAAAGAACTTATATTATACAAGTAAGCAATTAGTATAACGTTTTATAACTTCTGATAGATGAGCAAAACACATGTAAATTTATgttataatttttatttttttgcaaaatatttaGTCTACTTTTGTCTCAGGTTTTGAGCGTTTTTACTATtgtacattgttttgttttgtgttaataTTTAAAGCGGTGCATGAAGCAAAATATCATTCAGGCTACATCTGGCTCTTTATTGACTGCTAAAAGGACAATTTTAGCTCAGCGACCCAGCACCTAAAACATACTGCAGTGGGCCTTGTGTAGGATCACAGTCATGACATTGTGTTATGAGTGGATTCCTTTGCAGCCTCTGTGTGATGCTTCCTTCTACACTCAGGCTTTGACCTTGCAGTTTTCTCCAAAGTCCAGATTATTGCTTCCCGCGTCCCACGGAAAAAGTACTGTCTATTTGAGCCGAATGATCCGAGAAGTGTTACTCGTTGCACAGTCTGTCCTCAACTCCTCTTCCTtctgctcttcctccctttGTCTTCATTGCATCTCCTTTGTTGGTTCTACTGGCTCTGTGCACTCAGGATTATGATGAAAGGACAAGGTTAAACTGAATGGGGTTTCCCTGATTGCAGTAACAGAGGCAATAAATTGTTGATGTAgactgtagagagagagagagaatgaggtTGTGTGAGAGGAAAATAGAAATATTCTGTAGTCTGAATAATTGAGCGTCAGCTAAGACTTACATATACACTGAACTACATCAAGGTATATGTCTGGGTTATTGCTCTGCTGCTATTTATTTGAATGACTTTCCACCTTTTGCTCGGCTGCCCACAGATGTTGTTTGTATGACTGTATCATTTTAATCTGTCATTTCGCTCTGAGCTTCCTAGAAACTCCACTAAAATGTGTGGTTTTAGAAGTATATTCCACCCATGACAATCCAGAAATACACCCACTGGCCAATTTCACACAGCACCCATATAAATACTGGcgctattttctctctctctctctctctctctctctctctatgtgtcTTCCGCCTCTCCCCCATCCTCTCCCAATAAAGGAAGTGGTAAGCTTACAGGTCATCCATAGATTAAGCATGAAGCTGCTGAAGTAAAGTACTTGACCCTGCTGAAGAAAAGTCTGAAACCCAGGGAGTGTGTCTTCCCCATGGAGGACAGGCGGCAGTGGGAAGTGTATTTACGGATGACTGTTTTATAGGAAATTGAACTCTTTCTCACAGCACCATCCAGCTCAAATGTTGGACTAATTTTCAAAAACATTATCTTCCATTTCCAGAGCTTGACATAAGCTGATCTCATTTCACGGTTACTGTGGTTATGTCATGCTGCGCACAATCAATGTGTTGCTAGTCGTTATGCTCGACACAAATCACTTTGTGGCCACCAGGGAACCAAACTGTATGTTGACTTTGTCTTTGTAATTACATGGTATGGGTAGCCGTGGGTGCGAATCTATTTTGGATTCGGCCTTCTCTGCCACTCGGCTGTGTAGCCTGTTCAgcacactgatgtgtgtgtgttacaggccGGCTGGAAGGAGAACCACGCCACCTTCATGTGCGAGCTGAAGAACCTGCAGGCATCTGGGCTGACTACATTAGGACACGCTCTCCGCACCGCCTTTGACCTGCTCAACCTCAACCGCCTCGTCTCAGGCATCGACAACTACGGACAGGTATTTTGACGCAAACATCCTATCATGCATTTGCATGGCAGAAGTTGATGAAGAGTCCTTCATTAGCAGCAGCGTGTGCTGTTCTGTCATTAGTTAGTTAGTCTGTGTGTGCAACATGTGGTGCTGGATACAAAGATACTAAATGGTCCCCAAATATCTCCCCTTTCCTGACATTCTGTAGAACACATATTTAATTGGTttactgaaaacatttttttttgttttagtataaaaaatgaataattatgttaTATTGA is part of the Pungitius pungitius chromosome 2, fPunPun2.1, whole genome shotgun sequence genome and encodes:
- the mospd1 gene encoding motile sperm domain-containing protein 1 — its product is MQQQHRQPELVEGSLPVFVFPTELIFYADEQTSHKQVLTLYNPYEFALKFKVLCTAPNKYAVVDATGAVKPQCCVDIVIRHRDVRACHYGVYDKFRLQVSEQSQRKALGHKVVMATLRPSASQEPPSPRVQDEERRIKEHLAVSEFFEQTACQTESRPAAGGPSLLTVLLGLVCMAALMLPTLGEQESTVPVYLHLSINKKLVAAYVLGLLTMVILRT
- the pabir2 gene encoding protein FAM122B; this translates as MNNSGGLPQEKMELDLEIPSSLVQTEGQLRRSNSAPMINGLSDNTQVFQREVLRSRRNSTTVVNRPNMVPSSPIRVPSTRLHQIKQEEGVDVMNRETAHEREVQAAMQISQSWEESLSLSDNDLEKSASSSSSPKRIDFVPVSPAPSPTRGIGKKQCFSPSLQILVSSNGLTPSPIPSPTRRFSRRSQSPINCIRASILGPMKRKGEMETESQPKRLFQGTTSMLSSDVSNLSELGSCHSPDLLDGSLSSVGSSDSPGKMEGVSPSSSSNSPFASLQDLSPK